The genomic segment CCTTTCGGCCATTTTTGTTTCCATCGGTTATAAATACAGGGCGGCGATTATCGTGTTTTTCCTCAGTTTTACATACATCGAACTGATGGACAAAACCACCTATCTCAATCACTACTATTTCATCAGTATTTTAAGCTTTTTGATGATTTTCCTGCCGGCTCACGCTTACTACTCGGTTGATGCCTGGAAGAACGAGTCGCTTCGGGCACAAGAAGTCCCGGCCTGGACAATCGATTCCATCAAGCTGCTTCTGGGAATCGTCTATTTTTATGCGGGTTTGGCGAAACTGAATTCCGATTGGTTATTTCGTGCCATGCCCCTTCAAATCTGGCTGCCCGCAAACTATTCACTACCTGTTCTGGGTGATCTGTTTCAGCAGACGTGGGTTCACTACGCTTTCTCATGGGCCGGAGCTCTCTATGATTTAACGATTCCATTTCTTCTTTTAATGAAACGCACCCGCCTTTTTGCATTCGCACTTGTTGTCATTTTTCATGTTTTGACAAGAGTTCTCTTCCCCATTGGAATGTTTCCATACATCATGATTGTAAGTGCGCTCATCTTTTTTGAGCCGAAACTTCATAACACCATTCTCGAATGGATTTCAAAATTCTTCAACATTCAAAAAAAACGATTTGATAATGCGAGAGCCTACCTGTTTTCAAGTACCATAACCAGGAAGGCTACGATGGGTTTACTCACTTTGTTTTTTATCGCTCAGCTATTCATTCCGTTTCGATATCTCCTTTACCCAGGCGAGCTGTTCTGGACCGAGGAGGGATATCGTTTTTCATGGAGAGTTATGCTGATGGAAAAAGCCGGTTACGCCAATTTTAAAATTGTGGATTCTCGAACAGATCGGAGTTTTTATGTTGATAACACTGAGTTTCTCACTCGATTCCAGGAGAAACAGATGGCTACCCAGCCCGATTTTATCCTGGAATATGCCCATCATCTCGAAGATCACTATCAACAAAAGGGGATTGAAGATCCTGAAATTTATGTAGAGAGTTACGTTGCTTTAAACGGCAGAATGAGCCGGCCGTATGTGGATCCGAATGTGGATCTCACAGAAATCGAACCATCACTGAAACACCGAACCTGGATACTACCGTTTGATGATGAGATTAAAGGATTGTAGTCTTTTTCTGTTACTTTTTCTGATTCCTGTGACGGCATATTCACAGCA from the Balneolaceae bacterium genome contains:
- a CDS encoding HTTM domain-containing protein encodes the protein MSTVSIQKYFKKRGNAAPLAVFRIFFGILMLISIIRFAANGWIYKLYIEPDLFFSYYGFEWVQPIGEWTYLIFIICGLSAIFVSIGYKYRAAIIVFFLSFTYIELMDKTTYLNHYYFISILSFLMIFLPAHAYYSVDAWKNESLRAQEVPAWTIDSIKLLLGIVYFYAGLAKLNSDWLFRAMPLQIWLPANYSLPVLGDLFQQTWVHYAFSWAGALYDLTIPFLLLMKRTRLFAFALVVIFHVLTRVLFPIGMFPYIMIVSALIFFEPKLHNTILEWISKFFNIQKKRFDNARAYLFSSTITRKATMGLLTLFFIAQLFIPFRYLLYPGELFWTEEGYRFSWRVMLMEKAGYANFKIVDSRTDRSFYVDNTEFLTRFQEKQMATQPDFILEYAHHLEDHYQQKGIEDPEIYVESYVALNGRMSRPYVDPNVDLTEIEPSLKHRTWILPFDDEIKGL